From Humisphaera borealis, the proteins below share one genomic window:
- a CDS encoding response regulator — MHATTKVKDVLTTGEVAKICNVAPRTVSKWFDSGALTGYRIPGSKDRRIPLTQLIRFMKQHGMPLNGLMTGQMRVMIVDEEADIVEVLEKILEDEAKYEVEVAKSGFDAGVMAEKFRPHVILLDMHLKGVDAPMVAKHVKGNSDLQLTKMIAMSGKMTDDEAKGLLAGGFDGFLRKPFHVRQVIEAIEDATAVVY, encoded by the coding sequence ATGCACGCCACAACCAAAGTCAAAGACGTCCTGACCACCGGCGAAGTTGCCAAGATCTGCAACGTCGCCCCGCGCACGGTCTCCAAGTGGTTCGACTCTGGCGCGCTTACCGGCTACCGAATTCCGGGCAGCAAGGACCGCCGCATTCCGCTCACGCAGCTCATTCGCTTCATGAAGCAGCACGGCATGCCGCTGAACGGCCTGATGACCGGCCAGATGCGCGTGATGATCGTCGACGAAGAAGCTGACATCGTCGAAGTGCTCGAAAAGATCCTCGAAGACGAAGCCAAGTACGAAGTGGAAGTCGCCAAGAGCGGCTTCGACGCCGGCGTGATGGCCGAGAAGTTCCGTCCGCACGTCATCCTGCTGGACATGCACCTTAAAGGCGTCGACGCCCCGATGGTCGCCAAGCACGTCAAGGGCAACTCCGACCTGCAGCTCACGAAGATGATCGCGATGAGCGGAAAGATGACCGACGACGAGGCCAAGGGCCTGCTCGCCGGCGGCTTCGACGGGTTCCTCCGCAAGCCGTTCCATGTGCGGCAGGTCATCGAAGCGATCGAAGACGCGACCGCGGTCGTGTACTAA